One region of Candidatus Hydrogenedentota bacterium genomic DNA includes:
- the groL gene encoding chaperonin GroEL (60 kDa chaperone family; promotes refolding of misfolded polypeptides especially under stressful conditions; forms two stacked rings of heptamers to form a barrel-shaped 14mer; ends can be capped by GroES; misfolded proteins enter the barrel where they are refolded when GroES binds), with protein MAAKQLSFGEDARRKVLDGVVKLSKAVKATLGPKGRNVVLDKKWGAPTVTKDGVSVAKEIELEDKYENMGAQMVKEVASKTSDVAGDGTTTATILAEAIFREGLRNVTAGANPMALKRGVDKAVEVVVEELKKLSKQVKNDKEVIKNVAAISANSDMEIGNIIAEAMEKVGNDGTITVEEAKGIETTLEVVEGMQFDKGYLSPYFVTDSEAMECVLQEPYILIHEKKITSLKDLLPLLEQIAKAGKPLLIIAEDVEGEALATLVVNKIRGTFQACAVKAPGFGDRRKAMLEDIAILTGGLCITEDLGRTLESITLSELGRAKRVTVDKDSTTIVEGAGSSGDIMGRINLIRRQIEETTSDYDREKLQERLAKLAGGVAVISVGAATEIEMKEKKARVEDALHATRAAVEEGIVPGGGVALLRCQSALEGMKLEGDEAIGVKIVNRALEEPLRQLAANAGDEGAMVVQTVKGKKGAVGYNADTAEYEDLLKAGVIDPTKVTRTALQNASSVASLLLTTEVLVAEIPEPEKPMPGGPGGPGGGMGDMY; from the coding sequence ATGGCTGCGAAACAGTTATCGTTTGGAGAAGACGCGCGCCGCAAGGTACTGGACGGCGTAGTGAAGTTGAGCAAGGCCGTCAAGGCGACCTTGGGCCCGAAGGGGCGCAACGTTGTATTGGACAAGAAATGGGGCGCCCCGACGGTGACCAAGGACGGCGTGAGCGTCGCGAAAGAAATCGAACTGGAAGACAAGTACGAGAACATGGGCGCGCAGATGGTTAAAGAAGTCGCGTCGAAGACGTCGGACGTGGCGGGCGACGGCACGACCACGGCGACGATCCTTGCCGAGGCCATTTTCCGTGAAGGCCTGCGCAATGTGACCGCAGGCGCGAACCCGATGGCGCTCAAGCGCGGCGTCGACAAGGCGGTCGAGGTCGTTGTGGAAGAGCTGAAGAAGCTCAGCAAGCAGGTCAAGAACGACAAGGAAGTGATCAAGAACGTGGCCGCCATCTCGGCCAACAGCGACATGGAAATCGGCAATATCATCGCCGAGGCCATGGAAAAGGTCGGGAACGACGGCACGATCACGGTCGAGGAAGCCAAGGGCATCGAGACCACGCTCGAAGTGGTCGAAGGCATGCAGTTCGACAAGGGCTACCTCTCGCCGTACTTCGTCACGGATTCCGAGGCGATGGAGTGCGTGCTGCAAGAGCCCTACATCCTCATCCATGAGAAGAAGATCACGAGCCTGAAGGACCTGCTGCCTCTCCTCGAGCAGATCGCCAAGGCCGGCAAGCCGCTGCTCATCATCGCGGAAGACGTCGAGGGCGAAGCGCTGGCGACGCTGGTCGTCAACAAGATTCGCGGCACGTTCCAGGCATGCGCCGTCAAGGCGCCGGGCTTCGGCGACCGCCGCAAGGCCATGCTCGAAGACATCGCTATCCTGACGGGCGGCCTCTGCATCACCGAGGACCTCGGCCGCACGCTCGAAAGCATCACGCTCAGCGAACTGGGCCGCGCCAAGCGCGTTACGGTCGATAAGGACAGTACGACCATCGTCGAGGGCGCCGGCTCGAGCGGCGACATCATGGGCCGCATCAACCTGATCCGCCGCCAGATCGAAGAGACCACGTCCGACTACGACCGCGAGAAATTGCAGGAACGCCTGGCCAAGCTGGCCGGAGGCGTCGCGGTCATCAGCGTCGGCGCCGCGACCGAGATCGAGATGAAGGAGAAGAAGGCCCGCGTCGAGGACGCGCTGCACGCTACGCGCGCCGCGGTCGAAGAGGGCATCGTGCCGGGCGGCGGCGTTGCGCTGCTGCGTTGCCAGTCTGCGCTGGAAGGCATGAAGCTCGAAGGCGACGAGGCGATCGGCGTGAAGATCGTCAACCGCGCGCTTGAAGAGCCGTTGCGCCAGTTGGCCGCCAACGCCGGCGACGAGGGCGCCATGGTCGTTCAGACCGTCAAGGGCAAGAAGGGTGCCGTCGGCTACAACGCCGATACGGCCGAATACGAAGACCTGCTCAAGGCGGGCGTCATCGACCCGACCAAGGTGACGCGCACTGCGCTGCAGAACGCTTCGAGCGTCGCCAGCCTGCTCCTGACGACGGAAGTGCTCGTGGCCGAAATCCCCGAGCCCGAGAAGCCAATGCCCGGCGGCCCCGGCGGGCCCGGCGGCGGCATGGGCGACATGTACTAA
- the groES gene encoding co-chaperone GroES — translation MKVRPLADRILVKREEPKETVRGGIIIPDSAKEKPQEGKVVAVGPGKLDENGKRVALEVKKGDRILMGKYAGTEVKIDGEEHIIMREDDVLAVIED, via the coding sequence ATGAAGGTACGTCCCTTGGCAGACCGCATTCTGGTGAAGCGGGAAGAGCCAAAAGAAACGGTGCGCGGCGGGATCATCATTCCGGACAGCGCGAAAGAGAAGCCGCAAGAGGGCAAGGTCGTGGCAGTCGGCCCGGGCAAGCTCGATGAGAACGGGAAGCGGGTCGCGCTCGAGGTGAAGAAGGGCGACCGGATTCTCATGGGCAAGTACGCGGGCACGGAAGTCAAGATCGACGGCGAAGAGCACATCATCATGCGCGAGGACGATGTGCTCGCGGTAATTGAAGACTAA
- a CDS encoding glycosyltransferase family 2 protein has translation MKPLVSVVIPCFNEQENVPRLWEKVAAVFATLPDYEYEILFVNDGSSDGTRAAMDALAAQDPHVRPLHLVRNMGQSAAVYAGMMRSRGDYVLTLDGDLQNDPADFPRFLELLQRYDCVCGYRAERHDALVRKVSSKVANAVRNWALRDGVRDSGCGAKGFRRACLVHLPPFNGLHRFMAVFIRAAGLSLVEAPVRHHARQFGVSKYGIGNRLWRGIYDLIGVRWLRRRFVAVRVEGEEPRV, from the coding sequence ATGAAGCCGCTCGTGTCTGTTGTCATACCCTGCTTCAACGAGCAGGAGAACGTGCCGCGCCTTTGGGAGAAGGTTGCGGCGGTGTTCGCCACACTGCCGGATTACGAGTATGAGATTCTCTTCGTGAACGACGGCAGTTCAGACGGCACGCGCGCGGCGATGGACGCGCTGGCGGCACAGGACCCGCACGTGCGGCCATTGCATCTGGTGCGCAACATGGGCCAGTCCGCGGCGGTGTACGCGGGGATGATGCGGAGCCGGGGCGATTACGTGCTCACGCTGGACGGGGATCTTCAGAACGACCCGGCGGATTTCCCGCGTTTTCTGGAATTGCTGCAGCGATACGATTGCGTATGCGGCTATCGGGCGGAGCGGCACGACGCGCTGGTGCGCAAGGTTTCGAGCAAGGTGGCGAACGCGGTGCGCAATTGGGCGCTGCGCGACGGGGTGCGCGATTCGGGCTGCGGCGCGAAGGGTTTCCGGCGTGCCTGCCTGGTCCACCTGCCGCCTTTTAACGGTCTGCACCGGTTCATGGCGGTGTTCATTCGCGCGGCGGGATTGAGTCTGGTGGAAGCGCCGGTGCGGCATCATGCGCGGCAATTCGGCGTATCCAAGTATGGCATCGGCAACCGGCTGTGGCGCGGCATCTACGACTTGATCGGGGTGCGCTGGCTGCGCCGCCGGTTTGTAGCGGTGCGGGTGGAGGGGGAAGAGCCGCGTGTGTGA
- a CDS encoding lipid-A-disaccharide synthase N-terminal domain-containing protein has protein sequence MLLGYAAYIRSPVGALSHCFNIVVYSRNLVHIWRERGALTRALYVAVHAGVAVVVAGALALAVHTWLREYEATKEAPAAAANWFWIGVGAAGQGLFACRFLVQWVATEMRRRSVVPAAFWYFSVAAAALVCVSHLQRLEWVFAAGTASTLLVYLRNVWFIHRYGDAPADD, from the coding sequence ATGCTGCTGGGTTATGCCGCATATATCCGGTCGCCTGTAGGCGCGCTCAGTCACTGCTTCAACATCGTCGTCTATTCCCGGAACCTCGTGCATATCTGGCGGGAACGCGGCGCGCTGACGCGGGCGCTCTATGTGGCGGTGCATGCCGGGGTGGCCGTGGTCGTCGCGGGCGCGCTGGCGCTCGCGGTTCACACGTGGTTGCGCGAATATGAGGCCACGAAGGAAGCGCCTGCCGCGGCGGCGAACTGGTTCTGGATCGGTGTCGGCGCGGCGGGTCAGGGCCTGTTCGCATGCCGGTTCCTGGTCCAGTGGGTGGCCACGGAGATGCGGCGGAGAAGCGTGGTGCCCGCGGCATTCTGGTATTTCAGCGTTGCGGCGGCCGCGCTGGTCTGCGTATCGCACCTGCAGCGGCTTGAATGGGTGTTCGCGGCGGGGACAGCCTCGACGCTGCTGGTGTATCTGCGCAATGTCTGGTTTATTCACCGGTATGGCGACGCGCCAGCGGACGACTGA
- a CDS encoding glycosyltransferase family 39 protein — MKPTVRQMCLLGVLSFFLFGFGISGYDLWPPDEPRYAQVAREMRDRGDFLTPHVNGQPYYEKPPLLFWAMAACSAPWGDVTEPAARIPSVASGVATVLLTCLLALRLFDRRTAFWAAVILMTGARFWWQARTGQIDMLLTACVTAALYGLWRWEEDRRGGWLILCYAATAAGAYAKGPVALVFPLLFIAVFYWRNRPARRRTHWLLGAGCVLLAVAVWYVPARVFAAETAEQAVASGMGGNLFRNIVGRLFLGVSKAQPPWYYATTLPVDLLPWTLVLPWALPWVWRRRASEKAMWFLWCASVPALIFFSLSVGKRAVYLLPLFPVLAIWLAVSTLDLVDGAHARGRRRIGLAWSVVLLLMAGAPVALRHTEYAALATRQVTYFAVLAGCLGLALLAGSLLTDMKRLHVALAASFAVLATAAVWAVFPVVNTVKSARAICAPVRALADAGADFHLYSVGFSREEYVYYSRHPHEEVFTNLVGNVPADSKALLQAAETQKAARKRIAGAVDGVPVANIAAVTVEERAALRHAIENAIESAEEDIQALRTFEKGLTEEIDAFAALFAAPDPAFVFVQEEDWRWLVPLFTTVPAYHVVQHREVGRREVLLLANDAAMRLAAGTVL, encoded by the coding sequence ATGAAGCCGACAGTGCGGCAGATGTGCCTGCTGGGTGTCCTTTCTTTCTTTCTTTTCGGGTTTGGCATCAGTGGGTACGACCTCTGGCCGCCGGACGAGCCCCGCTATGCGCAGGTGGCGCGTGAAATGCGCGACCGAGGGGACTTCCTGACCCCCCACGTGAATGGCCAGCCCTACTATGAGAAACCGCCGCTCCTGTTCTGGGCCATGGCGGCCTGTTCCGCGCCATGGGGCGATGTTACGGAACCCGCCGCGCGCATTCCATCCGTCGCCAGCGGGGTCGCGACGGTCCTGCTGACCTGCCTGCTCGCGCTGCGGCTCTTTGACCGCCGTACGGCGTTCTGGGCGGCAGTGATTCTCATGACCGGCGCGCGGTTCTGGTGGCAGGCGCGCACGGGCCAGATCGACATGCTCCTGACGGCCTGCGTCACTGCGGCGCTGTACGGACTGTGGCGCTGGGAGGAAGACCGCCGCGGCGGCTGGCTGATTCTGTGTTACGCGGCCACGGCGGCCGGCGCGTACGCCAAAGGCCCCGTGGCGCTCGTGTTTCCGCTGCTCTTTATCGCGGTATTCTACTGGCGCAACCGCCCGGCGCGCCGCCGCACGCACTGGCTGCTGGGCGCCGGCTGCGTACTGCTGGCCGTGGCGGTATGGTATGTCCCCGCGCGCGTGTTCGCGGCGGAGACGGCGGAACAGGCCGTTGCTTCCGGCATGGGCGGGAATCTGTTCCGCAATATCGTTGGTCGCCTCTTCCTGGGCGTGAGCAAGGCTCAGCCGCCGTGGTACTACGCGACCACACTACCGGTAGACCTGCTGCCGTGGACGCTGGTCCTGCCTTGGGCCTTGCCCTGGGTCTGGCGGCGGCGCGCTTCCGAGAAGGCCATGTGGTTTCTCTGGTGCGCAAGCGTGCCCGCCCTGATCTTCTTCTCTCTTTCCGTGGGCAAACGCGCCGTGTACCTCCTGCCGCTATTCCCGGTCTTGGCGATATGGCTGGCCGTTTCCACGCTTGACCTGGTCGATGGGGCGCATGCCCGCGGGCGCCGCCGGATTGGGCTGGCCTGGTCCGTTGTCTTGTTGCTGATGGCCGGCGCCCCGGTCGCCCTGCGGCACACGGAATACGCGGCGCTTGCCACGCGGCAGGTGACGTATTTCGCCGTGCTCGCGGGGTGCCTCGGCCTCGCGCTGCTTGCCGGGAGCCTGCTCACGGACATGAAGCGCCTGCATGTGGCCCTGGCGGCCTCTTTCGCGGTGCTGGCCACGGCTGCCGTCTGGGCAGTGTTCCCGGTGGTGAACACCGTGAAATCCGCGCGCGCCATCTGTGCGCCGGTCCGTGCGCTGGCGGACGCCGGGGCGGACTTCCATCTGTATTCCGTGGGATTCTCCCGCGAGGAATACGTCTACTACAGCCGTCATCCCCACGAAGAGGTGTTCACGAACCTGGTCGGAAACGTACCCGCCGATTCCAAGGCCCTGCTGCAAGCGGCGGAAACGCAAAAGGCGGCCCGAAAGCGTATCGCCGGGGCAGTGGACGGGGTGCCCGTCGCCAATATCGCCGCGGTGACCGTCGAGGAACGCGCCGCGCTGCGCCATGCCATCGAAAACGCCATCGAGAGTGCCGAAGAGGATATCCAGGCCCTGCGCACCTTTGAAAAGGGCCTGACCGAGGAAATCGACGCGTTCGCGGCCCTGTTTGCCGCGCCGGACCCGGCCTTTGTGTTCGTGCAAGAGGAGGACTGGCGCTGGCTGGTGCCGTTGTTCACCACGGTTCCGGCCTATCATGTTGTCCAACATCGGGAGGTCGGGCGGCGCGAGGTGCTCCTGCTTGCCAACGACGCAGCCATGCGCTTGGCGGCAGGGACGGTCCTGTGA
- a CDS encoding NAD-dependent epimerase/dehydratase family protein, protein MKNILVTGGAGFVGSCLALGVKARREGMRVVALDNLKRRGSELNLSRLRAGGVEFLHGDIRNPEDLEAAGKVDLILECSAEPSVLAGYDGSPQYVLNTNLTGTLHCLEHARRHGAALVFLSTSRVYPIETINRLPLEETSTRFELAKAQDTPGVSASGFSEAFPLDGARSLYGATKLCSELVLQEYLAMYGLRGVINRCGVIAGPWQMGKVDQGVAVLWAARHVFGGTLNYIGFGGTGKQVRDLLHVEDLLELVLYEIGHLDALSGSVFNVGGGRAVSLSLLEMTRVCEELTGNRLEIGRIPETRAGDIPIYLTDHGLVTSATGWRPKRDARGILEDICRWIADHRDSLAVILG, encoded by the coding sequence GTGAAGAACATCCTGGTGACCGGCGGCGCGGGGTTTGTTGGGTCATGCCTGGCCTTGGGCGTGAAGGCGCGGCGCGAGGGGATGCGCGTCGTTGCGCTGGACAATCTGAAACGGCGCGGTTCGGAATTGAACCTGAGCCGGCTGCGCGCGGGCGGGGTCGAATTCCTGCACGGTGACATCCGCAACCCTGAAGACCTGGAAGCGGCGGGTAAAGTGGACCTGATCCTGGAATGCAGCGCGGAGCCGTCCGTACTGGCGGGCTACGACGGGTCGCCGCAGTACGTGCTGAACACGAACCTGACCGGCACGCTGCATTGCCTGGAGCACGCCCGCCGCCATGGCGCCGCACTGGTTTTCCTGTCGACAAGCCGGGTGTATCCCATCGAAACGATAAACCGCTTGCCGTTGGAGGAGACGTCGACCCGGTTCGAACTGGCGAAGGCGCAGGACACGCCCGGGGTCTCCGCGTCGGGTTTTTCGGAGGCGTTTCCGCTCGACGGCGCGCGGTCGCTTTATGGCGCGACGAAGCTGTGCTCGGAACTGGTGCTCCAGGAGTATCTGGCCATGTACGGGCTGCGCGGCGTGATCAACCGTTGCGGCGTCATCGCGGGGCCGTGGCAGATGGGCAAGGTGGACCAAGGCGTTGCGGTGCTCTGGGCGGCGCGGCACGTTTTCGGCGGAACATTGAACTATATCGGTTTTGGCGGCACGGGCAAGCAGGTTCGCGACCTGCTGCATGTCGAGGACCTGCTCGAACTTGTCCTTTACGAAATCGGCCATCTGGATGCGCTGTCAGGCAGCGTGTTCAATGTGGGCGGGGGGCGCGCGGTGAGCCTGTCGCTGCTCGAAATGACTCGCGTTTGCGAAGAACTGACCGGGAACCGGCTCGAGATCGGGCGTATCCCCGAAACGCGCGCCGGGGATATCCCGATCTATCTGACCGACCACGGTCTTGTAACGTCGGCGACGGGATGGCGGCCCAAACGGGATGCAAGGGGTATACTGGAAGACATATGCCGCTGGATTGCGGACCACCGGGATTCCCTGGCGGTGATCCTGGGTTAG
- a CDS encoding insulinase family protein — MRAAQSVIFTFVFTVAVCRAFAQDSGAFDYRERVLDNGLRVITLEDFSCPIVSVQVWYHVGSKDENPERQGFAHMFEHMMFRGTDRLGPTGHFDYIHRVGGYNNGYTSFDQTVYLQTLPANQLELALWLEAERMTFLKIDQESFDTERSVVEEESRLALNEPYGTLLLDIPPVVFEGRPYRWTPLGMIAHLRAAPVSELRAFWTAYYVPNNATLIIAGAVGHDRAMALAERYFGWIPQAADPPRVAAAELPPGTRRAFTFRPEKAPAPVVALYYPTAPVNHADYAPLALLAHIAGSGHSSRVYRRLVAQDQIAVAAQGMSLFLERDGGLGIGALLLPLSTKSDAALAALLEEMTRLCEAPVSPRELEKARNNLLRDLVTERLMADSKAAALGQACVIEGDTARVNRRIEDIRRCTEADLLRVARTYLTPDKATEIRVAQNLFGTLFSGGIEETPVQAPTPELQPPPTGRPGVTRPADWPETPPVTAALSYDPAPKAQSRVLGNGVRVIVVENHEVPYLSIELHLRGGAWTEAKPGAAAMTMSMLTRGSARFSEQQFADELETYAISMNGIAAMDSAAIYAGCLTEHAERAVDLMAEAMLRPAFPGEELAKLKQQVATELIVQAMEPGYIVAREYRRRLYGDHPYARTVRGEVADVAKLEPDDVRQWWADNARPDAAWLIFAGDIDMERAAALAEKAFGAWQAQGAKPETVLPPLPEPAPTHIYIVDMPATQAQIRIGQRGITRSHPGYFTAEVTSGYFGDAFGSRINRAVRVEKGLTYGAWGGYSAQRLAGEFGAGTFTNIDAVDEAIRTVLAEFERLRDVPPDDQELGDTKTFLTGSLAARRETPQQEAGDVWLLESEGLPPDYFQRMMDAVAATDAAACAALARATVDTGKLVIVVTGPAQRLQAGLERIAPVTVVAAPSLIPDVTSGAN, encoded by the coding sequence ATGCGCGCGGCACAATCAGTCATCTTCACGTTCGTCTTTACGGTTGCGGTATGCCGTGCCTTCGCCCAGGATTCGGGCGCGTTCGATTATCGCGAACGCGTGCTCGACAACGGGCTCAGAGTGATCACGCTCGAAGATTTCTCCTGTCCCATTGTGAGCGTGCAGGTCTGGTATCACGTGGGGTCGAAGGACGAGAACCCGGAGCGGCAGGGGTTTGCGCACATGTTCGAGCACATGATGTTCCGGGGCACGGACCGCCTCGGGCCCACGGGCCACTTCGACTACATCCACCGTGTCGGCGGCTATAACAACGGTTACACCAGTTTCGACCAGACGGTCTATCTCCAGACCCTCCCGGCAAATCAGCTTGAACTCGCGCTCTGGCTCGAAGCCGAGCGCATGACCTTCCTCAAAATCGACCAGGAATCCTTCGACACGGAGCGAAGCGTCGTCGAGGAGGAATCGCGGCTTGCGCTGAATGAGCCCTACGGCACGCTGCTCTTGGACATCCCGCCGGTGGTCTTCGAGGGACGCCCCTACCGCTGGACGCCGCTGGGCATGATCGCTCATCTGCGCGCGGCGCCGGTATCCGAGTTGCGCGCCTTCTGGACGGCGTATTACGTACCGAATAACGCAACGCTGATTATCGCCGGAGCGGTCGGTCACGACAGGGCCATGGCGCTGGCGGAACGGTATTTCGGGTGGATCCCGCAAGCCGCGGACCCGCCGCGCGTGGCCGCCGCCGAACTGCCGCCGGGAACGCGCCGCGCCTTCACGTTCCGGCCCGAGAAGGCGCCCGCGCCAGTCGTGGCGCTCTATTACCCGACGGCGCCCGTGAACCACGCCGATTACGCGCCGCTCGCGCTGCTCGCGCACATTGCCGGCTCCGGCCACAGCAGCCGCGTCTACCGCCGCCTCGTGGCCCAGGACCAGATTGCGGTCGCGGCGCAGGGCATGTCCCTGTTCCTTGAACGGGACGGTGGTCTCGGTATCGGCGCGCTGCTGCTGCCGCTGTCAACCAAGAGCGACGCGGCGCTGGCCGCGCTGCTCGAGGAGATGACCCGGCTGTGCGAAGCGCCGGTGTCGCCGCGCGAACTCGAAAAGGCGCGGAACAACCTGCTGCGCGACTTGGTAACGGAACGGCTCATGGCCGACAGCAAGGCGGCCGCGCTCGGCCAGGCATGCGTGATCGAAGGCGACACCGCACGCGTCAACCGCCGTATCGAAGATATTCGCCGCTGCACGGAAGCGGACCTGTTGCGCGTTGCGCGGACCTATCTCACGCCCGATAAGGCCACGGAGATTCGCGTCGCGCAGAATTTGTTCGGCACGTTGTTCTCCGGCGGCATCGAAGAAACACCGGTCCAGGCGCCCACGCCGGAACTGCAGCCGCCGCCCACGGGCAGGCCGGGCGTGACGCGCCCCGCGGACTGGCCGGAAACCCCGCCCGTGACGGCCGCGCTCAGTTACGACCCCGCGCCAAAGGCGCAGTCGCGCGTCCTCGGGAACGGCGTCAGGGTCATCGTGGTCGAGAATCACGAGGTGCCCTATCTATCGATCGAACTGCACCTGCGCGGCGGCGCGTGGACCGAGGCGAAGCCGGGCGCGGCGGCCATGACGATGAGCATGCTCACCCGGGGTTCGGCGCGGTTTTCCGAGCAACAGTTTGCCGACGAACTGGAGACCTACGCGATTTCCATGAATGGCATCGCCGCGATGGACAGCGCGGCCATCTATGCCGGGTGCCTGACCGAACACGCGGAGCGCGCCGTGGACCTCATGGCCGAGGCGATGCTGCGTCCCGCGTTCCCCGGCGAGGAACTGGCCAAGCTCAAGCAGCAGGTCGCCACGGAACTCATCGTGCAGGCCATGGAGCCGGGCTATATCGTCGCGCGCGAATACCGGCGCAGGCTTTACGGGGACCATCCCTACGCGCGCACGGTCCGCGGCGAGGTTGCCGACGTGGCCAAGCTCGAACCGGATGATGTGCGCCAGTGGTGGGCGGACAACGCCCGCCCGGATGCCGCATGGCTCATCTTCGCGGGCGATATCGACATGGAGCGGGCCGCCGCGCTCGCCGAAAAGGCCTTCGGCGCGTGGCAGGCACAGGGCGCAAAGCCGGAAACGGTCCTGCCGCCGCTGCCGGAACCCGCGCCGACGCACATTTACATCGTCGACATGCCCGCGACGCAGGCGCAAATCCGCATCGGCCAGCGCGGCATCACGCGCAGCCACCCCGGATACTTCACGGCAGAGGTGACCAGCGGCTACTTCGGCGATGCCTTCGGCAGCCGGATCAACCGGGCCGTCCGCGTCGAGAAAGGCCTGACCTACGGCGCGTGGGGCGGTTATTCGGCGCAGCGGCTGGCAGGCGAGTTCGGCGCCGGGACCTTCACGAACATTGATGCCGTGGACGAGGCCATCCGAACCGTGCTCGCTGAGTTCGAGCGCCTGCGCGACGTTCCGCCCGACGACCAGGAACTTGGCGACACGAAGACCTTCCTCACCGGCAGCCTCGCCGCGCGGCGCGAAACGCCGCAACAGGAAGCAGGTGACGTGTGGCTGCTCGAATCCGAAGGCCTGCCGCCGGACTATTTCCAGCGCATGATGGACGCCGTCGCCGCAACCGACGCCGCGGCCTGCGCCGCGCTTGCGCGCGCTACGGTGGACACGGGCAAGCTGGTCATCGTCGTGACCGGGCCCGCGCAGCGGCTGCAAGCCGGACTCGAACGCATCGCGCCCGTGACGGTCGTCGCTGCGCCGTCGCTGATTCCCGACGTGACATCCGGCGCTAACTGA